The Nocardioides sp. S-1144 genome includes a region encoding these proteins:
- a CDS encoding YggS family pyridoxal phosphate-dependent enzyme, translating into MSERRDEVTGRLAEVRRRVATACEAAGRDPDEVTLVAVTKFFPASDVRILADLGVTDVGENRHQEAEAKVAECADLGVSGLTWHFIGGLQSNKAAAVGAYADVVESVDRAKLLAGLARGAQGRPDADGTRPLDVLLQVSLDPPGAAGRAGADPADLDALATRVEETDGLRLRGLMAVAPLGEDPATAFERLAGIRRELLATHPDAVLLSAGMSGDLEAAIGLGATHVRVGSAVLGSRPAVK; encoded by the coding sequence ATGAGCGAGCGACGCGACGAGGTCACCGGCCGGCTCGCCGAGGTGCGGCGGCGCGTCGCGACCGCCTGCGAGGCCGCCGGGCGCGACCCCGACGAGGTGACCCTGGTGGCGGTCACGAAGTTCTTCCCGGCCTCCGACGTGCGCATCCTCGCCGACCTCGGCGTCACCGACGTGGGCGAGAACCGGCACCAGGAGGCCGAGGCGAAGGTCGCCGAGTGTGCCGACCTGGGCGTCTCCGGCCTCACCTGGCACTTCATCGGCGGCCTGCAGAGCAACAAGGCCGCCGCGGTGGGCGCCTACGCCGACGTCGTCGAGTCCGTCGACCGCGCCAAGCTGCTCGCCGGCCTGGCCCGCGGCGCGCAGGGACGCCCCGACGCCGACGGGACCCGGCCGCTCGACGTCCTCCTGCAGGTCAGCCTCGACCCGCCCGGGGCCGCCGGTCGCGCCGGCGCCGACCCCGCCGATCTCGACGCGCTCGCGACCCGGGTCGAGGAGACCGACGGCCTCCGGCTGCGCGGCCTGATGGCCGTCGCGCCGCTGGGGGAGGACCCCGCCACCGCCTTCGAGCGCCTGGCCGGGATCCGCCGCGAGCTCCTCGCGACGCACCCGGACGCCGTCCTTCTCTCGGCCGGGATGAGCGGCGACCTGGAGGCCGCGATCGGCCTCGGCGCGACACACGTGCGCGTCGGGTCCGCGGTCCTCGGTTCGAGGCCGGCGGTGAAGTAG
- the murD gene encoding UDP-N-acetylmuramoyl-L-alanine--D-glutamate ligase: MSAGAADRLDSLGRDTPWDGVRAVVAGFGVSGFAAADNLTHLGASVTALAERATAAQLEKAELLEVLGARVDIHAGATATLPEDVDLVVTSPGFRPDSALLAQAAARGVPVWGEVELAWRLRAPGPTGEPAPWLCVTGTNGKTTTTQMLDSILRAAGLRSVAAGNVGLPIVEAVMDPAPYDVFAVELSSFQLHYTRTMSAQAAAVLNLAEDHLDWYDAAGPGGAAGMDRYAADKGRIFQHVQRACVYNVNDPATEALVREADVVDGARAIGFTLGMPAVGMLGLVEDILVDRAFIAERATSAAELCTLADLAPAGGDPAPHVVANALAAAALARAHGVSRADVGEGLRSFRLDGHRIAVVATHGGITWVDDSKATNPHAAQSSLQAYDPVVWVAGGLAKGAAFDELVRSVASRLRAVVLIGRDRDVIAAALSRHAPDVRVIVVDGGDTGSVEGGPELMRRVVEAAADLAVPGDTVLLAPGCASQDQFTDYAARGDLFAAAVREQTSP; the protein is encoded by the coding sequence GTGAGCGCGGGAGCAGCCGACCGGCTCGACAGCCTGGGTCGCGACACCCCCTGGGACGGCGTCCGGGCCGTGGTCGCGGGCTTCGGCGTGTCCGGCTTCGCCGCCGCCGACAACCTCACCCACCTCGGGGCGAGCGTGACGGCGCTGGCCGAGCGCGCGACCGCCGCCCAGCTGGAGAAGGCCGAGCTCCTCGAGGTGCTCGGTGCCCGCGTCGACATCCACGCCGGGGCCACCGCGACCCTGCCCGAGGACGTCGACCTCGTCGTCACCTCGCCGGGCTTCCGCCCCGACTCCGCCCTGCTCGCCCAGGCCGCCGCGCGCGGCGTCCCGGTGTGGGGCGAGGTCGAGCTGGCCTGGCGGCTGCGCGCTCCCGGCCCGACCGGCGAGCCGGCCCCGTGGCTCTGCGTCACCGGCACCAACGGCAAGACGACGACCACCCAGATGCTCGACAGCATCCTGCGGGCAGCGGGCCTGCGCAGCGTCGCGGCCGGCAACGTCGGGCTGCCGATCGTCGAGGCGGTGATGGACCCCGCGCCCTACGACGTCTTCGCCGTCGAGCTGTCCAGCTTCCAGCTGCACTACACCCGGACGATGAGCGCCCAGGCGGCCGCCGTGCTCAACCTCGCCGAGGACCACCTCGACTGGTACGACGCGGCGGGGCCCGGGGGAGCGGCCGGGATGGACCGGTACGCCGCCGACAAGGGCCGGATCTTCCAGCACGTGCAGCGGGCCTGCGTCTACAACGTCAACGACCCCGCCACCGAGGCGCTGGTGCGCGAGGCCGACGTCGTCGACGGCGCCCGGGCCATCGGCTTCACCCTCGGCATGCCGGCGGTCGGGATGCTCGGCCTGGTCGAGGACATCCTGGTCGACCGCGCCTTCATCGCCGAGCGCGCGACCAGCGCCGCGGAGCTGTGCACCCTCGCGGACCTCGCTCCGGCCGGCGGTGACCCCGCGCCCCACGTGGTCGCGAACGCGCTGGCCGCGGCCGCACTGGCCCGCGCCCACGGCGTGAGCCGCGCCGACGTCGGCGAGGGGCTGCGGTCCTTCCGGCTCGACGGGCACCGGATCGCCGTCGTCGCCACGCACGGGGGCATCACCTGGGTCGACGACTCGAAGGCCACCAACCCGCACGCCGCCCAGTCCTCGCTCCAGGCCTACGACCCCGTGGTCTGGGTGGCCGGCGGCCTCGCCAAGGGGGCGGCCTTCGACGAGCTGGTGCGCTCGGTCGCCTCGCGGCTGCGCGCCGTCGTCCTCATCGGACGCGACCGCGACGTCATCGCCGCCGCGCTTTCGCGACACGCACCCGATGTGCGGGTGATCGTCGTCGACGGCGGTGACACTGGCTCCGTAGAGGGCGGACCGGAGCTGATGCGGCGCGTCGTCGAGGCGGCGGCCGACCTGGCCGTCCCGGGCGACACGGTGCTCCTGGCACCGGGGTGCGCCTCGCAGGACCAGTTCACCGACTACGCGGCCCGGGGCGACCTGTTCGCCGCAGCGGTCCGAGAGCAGACTTCCCCGTAG
- the mraY gene encoding phospho-N-acetylmuramoyl-pentapeptide-transferase translates to MRAILLGGGLALLISLLGTRVAIRQFTKLGYGQEIRDDGPTSHHTKRGTPTMGGVVIIGATVVAYFAANLITLTTPSASGLLLIFLFVGCGLVGFLDDFIKIYKQRSLGLRSKAKIVGQTLVAVVFGALALSPWLEDDRANSPASEKISFLREIDWLVLPPILAVLLIWVIVTGTSNAVNLTDGLDGLATGACVMVFGAYMLVNIWQSSQSCENSPGGQCYDVRDPLDLAIIAAAITGACFGFLWWNASPAAIFMGDTGSLGLGGALAGFAILTRTELLLVILGGLFVLITLSSMIQTTVFKASRRSALFRKVFRVEAQHRVFRMAPLHHHFEMLGWEQVTVVVRFWIITGLFVATGLGIFYAEWVARL, encoded by the coding sequence ATGAGAGCGATCCTCCTCGGCGGTGGCCTCGCGCTGCTGATCTCGTTGCTCGGCACGCGGGTCGCGATCCGCCAGTTCACCAAGCTCGGCTACGGCCAGGAGATCCGCGACGACGGGCCGACCTCCCACCACACCAAGCGCGGCACCCCGACGATGGGCGGCGTCGTCATCATCGGCGCCACCGTCGTCGCCTACTTCGCCGCCAACCTGATCACCCTGACGACGCCCTCGGCGTCCGGGCTGCTGCTGATCTTCCTCTTCGTCGGCTGCGGGCTGGTCGGGTTCCTCGACGACTTCATCAAGATCTACAAGCAGCGCAGCCTCGGGCTGCGCAGCAAGGCCAAGATCGTCGGCCAGACCCTCGTCGCGGTGGTCTTCGGGGCGCTCGCGCTCTCGCCGTGGCTCGAGGACGACCGGGCCAACTCGCCGGCCTCGGAGAAGATCTCCTTCCTGCGCGAGATCGACTGGCTGGTGCTGCCGCCGATCCTCGCCGTCCTGCTCATCTGGGTCATCGTCACCGGCACGAGCAACGCGGTGAACCTCACCGACGGCCTCGACGGGCTCGCCACCGGCGCGTGCGTGATGGTCTTCGGCGCCTACATGCTGGTGAACATCTGGCAGAGCAGCCAGTCGTGCGAGAACAGCCCCGGCGGGCAGTGCTACGACGTGCGAGACCCGCTCGACCTCGCCATCATCGCCGCCGCCATCACCGGCGCCTGCTTCGGCTTCCTGTGGTGGAACGCGTCCCCGGCCGCCATCTTCATGGGCGACACCGGCTCGCTCGGCCTGGGCGGCGCGCTGGCCGGCTTCGCGATCCTCACCCGCACCGAGCTGCTGCTGGTGATCCTCGGCGGCCTGTTCGTGCTGATCACGCTCTCCTCGATGATCCAGACCACGGTCTTCAAGGCCAGCCGCAGGAGCGCCCTGTTCCGCAAGGTGTTCCGCGTCGAGGCCCAGCACCGCGTCTTCCGGATGGCGCCGCTGCACCACCACTTCGAGATGCTCGGCTGGGAGCAGGTCACCGTGGTGGTCCGGTTCTGGATCATCACCGGCCTCTTCGTCGCCACCGGGCTCGGCATCTTCTACGCCGAGTGGGTCGCGCGACTGTGA
- the murC gene encoding UDP-N-acetylmuramate--L-alanine ligase — protein MRVPVPDVLEPVERLGRVHLVGIGGAGLSGIARIMLARGVEVSGSDGTDSPTLDALRALGARVEVGHDAAHLQHLEAGDTLVVSTAVNETNPEYAEAVRRGLRVLPRSAALASVMAGRRVLAVAGTHGKTTTTSLLTVALQAAGADPTYAIGGDLAATGVNAAVGSGEVFVAEADESDGAFLVYEPYAAIVTNVDADHLDQWGTPEAYAAAFDQFADGLDPEGFLVCCVDDAGAARLADRQEAAGRRVVRVTAADRSALGDTTLWAPGDHYVADALAALAAGEALGLPRADLLRGLAAYTGTRRRMERKGEAGGVRVYDSYAHHPTEIEGDLQSARLLAGEGRLVVAFQPHLVSRTRIFGAAMGRALGAADEVVVLDLYLAREEPDPAVTSRLVADAVPLPPGRVASATLASAAAELVARARPGDLVLTLGAGTVTRVGPEVLDLLADGPTDGPTDGPSGG, from the coding sequence GTGAGGGTGCCCGTCCCCGACGTCCTCGAGCCGGTCGAACGGCTCGGGCGCGTCCACCTCGTCGGCATCGGCGGCGCCGGCCTGTCCGGCATCGCCCGGATCATGCTCGCCCGGGGCGTCGAGGTCAGCGGCAGCGACGGCACCGACTCGCCCACCCTGGACGCGCTCCGCGCGCTCGGGGCCCGGGTCGAGGTCGGCCACGACGCCGCGCACCTGCAGCACCTCGAGGCCGGCGACACGCTGGTCGTGTCGACCGCCGTCAACGAGACCAACCCCGAGTACGCCGAGGCGGTGCGCCGCGGCCTGCGGGTCCTGCCGCGCTCGGCCGCGCTCGCCTCGGTGATGGCCGGGCGCCGGGTCCTCGCGGTCGCCGGCACGCACGGCAAGACCACCACGACCTCGCTGCTGACGGTCGCCCTCCAGGCGGCCGGCGCCGACCCGACCTACGCCATCGGCGGCGACCTCGCGGCCACCGGCGTCAACGCCGCGGTCGGGTCCGGCGAGGTCTTCGTCGCCGAGGCCGACGAGAGCGACGGCGCCTTCCTCGTCTACGAGCCATACGCCGCCATCGTGACCAACGTCGACGCCGACCACCTCGACCAGTGGGGCACCCCGGAGGCCTACGCCGCCGCGTTCGACCAGTTCGCCGACGGGCTCGACCCCGAGGGCTTCCTCGTCTGCTGCGTCGACGACGCCGGCGCGGCCCGGCTGGCCGACCGGCAGGAGGCCGCCGGGCGCCGGGTCGTGCGCGTCACCGCCGCCGACCGCTCCGCCCTCGGCGACACCACGCTGTGGGCGCCGGGCGACCACTACGTCGCCGACGCCCTGGCGGCCCTCGCGGCGGGGGAGGCTCTCGGGCTGCCCCGGGCGGACCTGCTGCGCGGCCTGGCCGCCTACACCGGCACCCGCCGCCGGATGGAGCGCAAGGGCGAGGCCGGCGGCGTCCGCGTCTACGACAGCTACGCCCACCACCCGACCGAGATCGAGGGCGACCTCCAGTCGGCCCGGCTGCTCGCGGGCGAGGGCCGGCTGGTCGTGGCCTTCCAGCCGCACCTGGTCTCGCGCACCCGCATCTTCGGTGCCGCCATGGGCCGCGCGCTCGGCGCGGCCGACGAGGTCGTCGTCCTCGACCTGTACCTCGCGCGCGAGGAGCCCGACCCGGCCGTCACCTCGCGCCTCGTCGCGGACGCCGTCCCCCTGCCTCCCGGGCGGGTCGCGTCGGCCACGCTCGCCTCGGCCGCCGCCGAGCTCGTCGCCCGCGCGCGACCCGGCGACCTCGTGCTGACCCTGGGCGCCGGCACCGTGACCCGGGTGGGCCCGGAGGTGCTCGACCTCCTCGCGGACGGCCCCACGGACGGCCCGACCGATGGCCCGTCGGGTGGCTAG
- the pgeF gene encoding peptidoglycan editing factor PgeF yields MRTSLGPVELAFTDRHGGVSGAPFDSLNLAFHEDGERAATRRNLALLLDDFAPGLPVADLSQVHGNHVVVADPAPGPTSGATSGATSGVGVPARPSADGIVTDRPGVVLLVRAADCVPVLLADPAAGVVGAAHAGRPGVAAGVVPRTVAAMRDLGARELTAWVGPHVCGACYEVPAALQDEVAALVPETRATTSWGTPALDIGAGVRAQLAAAGVTVVDDAAACTRETPDLYSYRRDGAGSGRLAGVIRVRS; encoded by the coding sequence CTGCGCACGTCCCTCGGCCCCGTCGAGCTGGCCTTCACCGACCGGCACGGCGGGGTCAGCGGCGCGCCGTTCGACTCCCTCAACCTGGCCTTCCACGAGGACGGCGAGCGCGCGGCCACCCGCCGCAACCTCGCCCTCCTGCTCGACGACTTCGCCCCCGGCCTGCCGGTGGCCGACCTGAGCCAGGTGCACGGCAACCACGTCGTGGTCGCCGACCCGGCTCCCGGTCCGACGTCCGGTGCGACGTCCGGTGCGACGTCCGGTGTCGGGGTTCCGGCTCGCCCCTCGGCCGACGGCATCGTGACCGACCGCCCCGGCGTCGTGCTGCTGGTGCGGGCCGCCGACTGCGTGCCGGTGCTGCTGGCCGACCCCGCCGCCGGCGTGGTCGGCGCCGCCCACGCCGGACGGCCCGGGGTGGCGGCCGGCGTCGTGCCGCGAACCGTCGCCGCGATGCGCGACCTCGGTGCGCGCGAGCTCACCGCCTGGGTCGGCCCGCACGTGTGCGGCGCCTGCTACGAGGTGCCCGCCGCCCTCCAGGACGAGGTCGCCGCCCTGGTGCCGGAGACCCGCGCCACGACCTCGTGGGGCACGCCCGCGCTCGACATCGGGGCCGGGGTCCGGGCCCAGCTCGCCGCCGCCGGCGTCACCGTCGTCGACGACGCGGCCGCGTGCACCCGCGAGACGCCCGACCTCTACTCCTACCGTCGCGACGGCGCCGGCTCCGGTCGCCTGGCCGGCGTGATCCGGGTGCGATCGTGA
- a CDS encoding cell division protein FtsQ/DivIB: MARRRRTAEERTRRRFVRRQWARRWLTWRYVLAFVVVVALVGGGIYAVYFSTALSVQGVDVVGEETIATKDVLAAADVPTGGPLATADLVAIERRVASIAVVRSVEVTRKWPHDVLITIQEREPVAIVKRGDLLRAVDVEGVLFGSYQRAPADLPRIETGADADVDLAADPDALREAVTVVAALPDEVADLLDHVELSGIDQVDLVLGDGRLVRWGNADASTEKAEIVVPLLQQDGQVFDVSVPGQPTVSDRP; encoded by the coding sequence GTGGCTAGGCGGCGCCGGACCGCCGAGGAGCGCACGCGGCGCCGGTTCGTGCGCCGCCAGTGGGCGCGACGCTGGCTGACCTGGCGCTACGTCCTGGCGTTCGTGGTCGTGGTGGCCCTGGTCGGCGGCGGCATCTACGCGGTCTACTTCTCCACCGCGCTGTCGGTGCAGGGCGTCGACGTCGTGGGGGAGGAGACCATCGCGACGAAGGACGTGCTCGCCGCGGCCGACGTCCCGACCGGTGGGCCCCTCGCGACCGCCGACCTGGTCGCGATCGAGCGCCGCGTCGCCTCCATCGCGGTGGTGCGCAGCGTCGAGGTCACGCGCAAGTGGCCGCACGACGTCCTGATCACGATCCAGGAGCGGGAGCCGGTCGCGATCGTGAAGCGGGGCGACCTGCTGCGCGCCGTCGACGTCGAGGGCGTGCTCTTCGGCTCCTACCAGCGCGCGCCCGCCGACCTGCCGCGCATCGAGACCGGTGCCGACGCCGACGTCGACCTCGCCGCCGACCCCGACGCGCTGCGCGAGGCGGTCACCGTCGTCGCCGCCCTGCCCGACGAGGTCGCCGACCTCCTCGACCACGTCGAGCTCAGCGGCATCGACCAGGTCGACCTGGTGCTGGGCGACGGACGGCTCGTGCGGTGGGGCAACGCGGACGCCTCGACGGAGAAGGCCGAGATCGTGGTCCCCCTCCTGCAGCAGGACGGCCAGGTCTTCGACGTCAGCGTCCCGGGGCAGCCCACCGTCAGCGACCGTCCCTGA
- the ftsZ gene encoding cell division protein FtsZ, producing MAAAQNYLAIIKVVGIGGGGVNAVNRMIEVGLKGVEFIAINTDAQALLMSDADVKLDIGRELTRGLGAGANPEVGGQAAEDHAEEIEEVIKGADMVFVTAGEGGGTGTGGAPVVARIARSLGALTIGVVTRPFAFEGRRRMGSADEGIAQLREEVDTLIVIPNDRLLSISDRNVSVLDAFKQADQVLLQGVSGITDLITTPGLINLDFADVKSVMANAGSALMGIGSARGEDRAVAAAEMAVSSPLLEASIDGAHGVLLSIAGGSDLGLFEINTAAALVADAVHPEANIIFGATIDDALGDEVRVTVIAAGFDGGTPKRRAEGSTLRQQAPPQVTQAEVRAAVSARQEPRPTPTAEHPRQTAPVAEERPAVSQQPARPATQVVFDDDELDIPDFLK from the coding sequence GTGGCTGCAGCACAGAACTACCTGGCCATCATCAAGGTCGTCGGCATCGGCGGCGGCGGCGTGAACGCCGTCAACCGGATGATCGAGGTCGGCCTCAAGGGCGTCGAGTTCATCGCGATCAACACCGACGCCCAGGCGCTGCTCATGAGCGACGCCGACGTGAAGCTCGACATCGGCCGCGAGCTGACCCGCGGCCTCGGCGCCGGGGCCAACCCGGAGGTCGGCGGCCAGGCGGCCGAGGACCACGCCGAGGAGATCGAGGAGGTCATCAAGGGCGCCGACATGGTGTTCGTGACCGCCGGCGAGGGCGGCGGCACCGGTACCGGCGGCGCCCCCGTCGTGGCCCGGATCGCCCGCTCGCTCGGTGCGTTGACCATCGGTGTGGTGACCCGCCCGTTCGCCTTCGAGGGGCGGCGCCGGATGGGCTCGGCCGACGAGGGCATCGCTCAGCTGCGCGAGGAGGTCGACACCCTCATCGTCATCCCCAACGACCGGCTGCTGTCGATCAGCGACCGCAACGTCTCGGTGCTCGACGCGTTCAAGCAGGCCGACCAGGTGCTGCTGCAGGGCGTCTCCGGCATCACCGACCTGATCACCACCCCGGGCCTGATCAACCTCGACTTCGCCGACGTCAAGTCGGTCATGGCCAACGCCGGCTCGGCCCTGATGGGCATCGGCTCGGCCCGCGGCGAGGACCGCGCGGTCGCGGCCGCCGAGATGGCGGTCTCCTCGCCCCTGCTCGAGGCCTCGATCGACGGCGCCCACGGCGTCCTGCTCTCGATCGCCGGTGGCTCCGACCTCGGCCTGTTCGAGATCAACACCGCCGCCGCGCTGGTCGCCGACGCCGTGCACCCCGAGGCCAACATCATCTTCGGCGCCACGATCGACGACGCCCTCGGCGACGAGGTCCGGGTCACCGTGATCGCCGCCGGCTTCGACGGCGGCACGCCCAAGCGCCGTGCCGAGGGCTCCACGCTGCGCCAGCAGGCGCCGCCGCAGGTCACCCAGGCCGAGGTGCGGGCCGCGGTCTCCGCCCGCCAGGAGCCCCGTCCGACCCCGACCGCCGAGCACCCGCGCCAGACGGCGCCGGTGGCCGAGGAGCGTCCCGCGGTGTCGCAGCAGCCGGCGCGTCCGGCGACCCAGGTCGTCTTCGACGACGACGAGCTCGACATCCCCGACTTCCTGAAGTAG
- a CDS encoding YggT family protein: MNVFGQIVVGLLWVFVGCMWIRFITDWVQVFARSWSPRGILLVVLEAVYSVTDPPIKALRRLVPPLRIGNFALDLSFLIVFIAAYVLLNVATRALL; this comes from the coding sequence TTGAACGTCTTCGGCCAGATCGTCGTCGGCCTCCTGTGGGTCTTCGTCGGGTGCATGTGGATCCGGTTCATCACCGACTGGGTGCAGGTCTTCGCCCGCTCCTGGAGCCCGCGGGGGATCCTCCTCGTCGTGCTCGAGGCGGTGTACTCCGTGACCGACCCCCCGATCAAGGCGCTGCGCCGGCTCGTGCCGCCGCTGCGGATCGGCAACTTCGCGCTCGACCTCAGCTTCCTGATCGTCTTCATCGCGGCCTACGTGCTGCTGAACGTGGCCACTCGCGCCCTGCTCTGA
- the ftsW gene encoding putative lipid II flippase FtsW, whose translation MTTATPERSRRFAVPRPRPRAWTGALRDALDRPLTTYYLLLGAAALLLTIGLIMVLSASSVASYRSTGNSYTVVLRQLTWVVVGVPAAFLASRVPNQWVRRLTYPAFSLSLVLLVATAIFGEEINGNKNWLALGPLQIQPSEIAKLSLIIWAAHIYANKERRLGRVHEILVPVVPGMLLATLLVVVGRDLGTALVFVSILAGMLWVVGAPMRLFLLATMPIAVGALAMAATDAERLGRITNFVDPFQDFHGSGWQPAHGLYAISSGGLFGQGIGASQQKWGSLPEAHTDYIFAVLGEELGLVGTLLVVGLFVTIAFAALRIARHTADPFVRYASFGIVVWLIGQATINVGMVLALLPVIGIPLPLVSYGGSSLLPTLTALGLLVGFARREPAAARALAQRRKIRSAGVSARR comes from the coding sequence GTGACCACCGCGACCCCCGAGCGCTCCCGCAGGTTCGCCGTCCCCCGTCCGCGACCGCGCGCCTGGACCGGCGCGCTGCGCGACGCCCTCGACCGGCCGCTCACGACCTACTACCTGCTGCTCGGGGCCGCGGCGCTGCTGCTCACCATCGGCCTGATCATGGTGCTCAGCGCCTCGAGCGTCGCCTCCTACCGCAGCACCGGCAACTCCTACACCGTCGTGCTGCGCCAGCTCACCTGGGTCGTGGTGGGCGTGCCCGCGGCGTTCCTGGCCAGCCGGGTGCCGAACCAGTGGGTGCGGCGCCTGACCTACCCGGCGTTCTCGCTCTCGCTGGTGCTGCTCGTGGCCACCGCGATCTTCGGCGAGGAGATCAACGGCAACAAGAACTGGCTCGCCCTCGGTCCGCTGCAGATCCAGCCGTCCGAGATCGCCAAGCTCTCCCTCATCATCTGGGCCGCCCACATCTACGCCAACAAGGAGCGCCGCCTCGGCCGGGTCCACGAGATCCTCGTGCCGGTGGTGCCCGGGATGCTGCTGGCGACCCTGCTCGTCGTCGTCGGCCGCGACCTCGGGACGGCGCTCGTGTTCGTCTCGATCCTCGCCGGCATGCTGTGGGTCGTCGGCGCGCCGATGCGGCTGTTCCTGCTGGCCACCATGCCGATCGCCGTGGGTGCGCTCGCGATGGCCGCGACCGACGCCGAGCGGCTCGGCCGGATCACCAACTTCGTCGACCCGTTCCAGGACTTCCACGGCTCCGGGTGGCAGCCGGCCCACGGGCTGTACGCCATCTCCTCCGGCGGCCTGTTCGGCCAGGGGATCGGGGCCAGCCAGCAGAAGTGGGGCTCGCTGCCCGAGGCCCACACCGACTACATCTTCGCCGTCCTCGGTGAGGAGCTCGGCCTGGTCGGGACCCTGCTGGTCGTCGGGCTCTTCGTCACCATCGCCTTCGCCGCGCTGCGCATCGCCCGGCACACCGCCGACCCGTTCGTGCGCTACGCCTCCTTCGGGATCGTGGTGTGGCTGATCGGCCAGGCGACGATCAACGTGGGCATGGTGCTCGCGCTGCTGCCGGTCATCGGCATCCCGCTCCCGCTCGTCTCCTACGGCGGCTCCAGCCTGCTGCCCACCCTGACCGCGCTCGGGCTCCTGGTCGGTTTCGCCCGCCGCGAGCCCGCCGCGGCCCGGGCCCTCGCCCAGCGCAGGAAGATCCGCTCGGCCGGGGTCTCGGCGCGACGGTGA
- the murG gene encoding undecaprenyldiphospho-muramoylpentapeptide beta-N-acetylglucosaminyltransferase, with protein sequence MRVLLAGGGTAGHTSPLLATADALRRLDPDVEVTCLGTPRGLENRVVPEAGYPLELIAPVPMPRRPNADLLRVPGRLRGAVRETLAILDRLQPDVVVGYGGYVSMPAYLAARRRRIPVVVHEQNAVPGLANKAGARVARRVAVSFPDTPLRNAEYVGLPIRRMISQLDRPALRAEARAFFGLDPDRPTLVVTGGSQGARRLNQAVAGAARALGDAGVQVLHVVGPKGEASPEPTGVPYVVVPFVDRMDLALAAADLMVCRGGASSVVEAAASAVPSIFVPLPIGNGEQRRNAEPVVEAGGALLVDDADLTADWVAATVPALATDADRLARMGAAAAGLVPRDADDRLAAIVAQEARR encoded by the coding sequence ATGCGCGTCCTTCTCGCTGGTGGTGGCACCGCCGGCCACACCTCGCCCCTGCTCGCGACCGCCGACGCCCTGCGCCGGCTCGACCCCGACGTCGAGGTGACCTGCCTCGGCACGCCGCGCGGCCTCGAGAACCGCGTGGTGCCCGAGGCGGGCTACCCCCTCGAGCTGATCGCGCCGGTGCCGATGCCGCGCCGTCCCAACGCCGACCTGCTCCGGGTCCCGGGCCGGCTGCGCGGCGCGGTCCGCGAGACCCTGGCGATCCTCGACCGGCTCCAGCCCGACGTCGTCGTCGGCTACGGCGGCTACGTCTCGATGCCGGCCTACCTGGCGGCGCGACGCCGGAGGATCCCGGTCGTCGTCCACGAGCAGAACGCCGTCCCGGGGCTGGCCAACAAGGCCGGCGCCCGGGTCGCGAGGCGGGTCGCGGTCAGCTTCCCCGACACCCCGCTCAGGAACGCCGAGTACGTCGGCCTGCCGATCCGGCGGATGATCTCCCAGCTCGACCGTCCCGCGCTGCGCGCCGAGGCGCGGGCGTTCTTCGGCCTCGACCCCGACCGTCCGACGCTGGTGGTGACCGGTGGCTCCCAGGGGGCGCGCCGGCTCAACCAGGCCGTCGCGGGCGCGGCCCGCGCCCTCGGCGACGCCGGCGTGCAGGTGCTGCACGTCGTCGGCCCGAAGGGCGAGGCGTCCCCCGAGCCGACCGGCGTGCCCTACGTCGTGGTGCCCTTCGTCGACCGGATGGACCTGGCCCTGGCCGCCGCCGACCTGATGGTCTGCCGCGGCGGCGCCTCGAGCGTCGTCGAGGCCGCGGCCAGCGCCGTCCCGTCGATCTTCGTCCCGCTGCCGATCGGCAACGGCGAGCAGCGCCGCAACGCCGAGCCGGTCGTGGAGGCCGGGGGAGCGCTGCTGGTCGACGACGCCGACCTCACCGCCGACTGGGTCGCGGCCACGGTGCCCGCCCTCGCCACCGACGCGGACCGGCTCGCCCGGATGGGCGCGGCCGCCGCGGGCCTGGTCCCGCGCGACGCCGACGACCGGCTCGCCGCGATCGTGGCGCAGGAGGCGCGCCGGTGA
- a CDS encoding cell division protein SepF yields the protein MSGAMRRIGEYLGLLEDTGRYDEYDDQQETEVHQSAAPTRAERRQDRPERAERTEVRPAPVADLAERRRTAPVGPTAVPSPSVAELSKIITLHPSTYNEARVVGENFRDGTPVIMNLTEMDDNDAKRLVDFAAGLVFATRGTIERITNKVFLLSPPNVSVAAEDKQRIAEGGFFNQS from the coding sequence ATGAGCGGTGCGATGCGCAGGATCGGTGAGTACCTCGGCCTGCTCGAGGACACCGGCCGGTACGACGAGTACGACGACCAGCAGGAGACCGAGGTCCACCAGAGCGCGGCCCCGACCCGCGCCGAGCGTCGCCAGGACCGGCCCGAGCGTGCCGAGCGCACCGAGGTGCGTCCGGCCCCCGTCGCCGACCTCGCCGAGCGCCGCCGCACGGCCCCGGTCGGGCCGACCGCCGTGCCCTCGCCGTCGGTCGCCGAGCTCTCCAAGATCATCACGCTGCACCCCAGCACCTACAACGAGGCACGCGTCGTCGGCGAGAACTTCCGCGACGGCACCCCGGTGATCATGAACCTCACCGAGATGGACGACAACGACGCCAAGCGCCTCGTCGACTTCGCCGCCGGCCTGGTCTTTGCCACCCGTGGCACGATCGAGCGCATCACCAACAAGGTGTTCCTGCTCTCCCCGCCCAACGTATCGGTAGCCGCCGAGGACAAGCAGCGGATCGCCGAGGGCGGCTTCTTCAACCAGAGCTAG